One segment of Gilliamella sp. ESL0441 DNA contains the following:
- the fsa gene encoding fructose-6-phosphate aldolase, whose protein sequence is MELYLDTADIEAIKRLAPILPIKGVTTNPSIVAKSGQSLFTLLSTLHDLLGADKLLFAQVLSSDASSMIKEAEQLRSVVPNIVTKIPVNAEGLKAIRALTQQGIPTLGTAVYGAGQGLLGALAGAKYIAPYVNRIDAQGGNSKDTVQELQKLLALHCPQTMVLAASFRTPRQALDCLLAGCESITLPVDVAELFISDPAVDAAIVKFEQDWRNAFGSLTY, encoded by the coding sequence ATGGAATTATATTTAGATACCGCCGATATTGAAGCCATTAAACGTCTAGCCCCCATTTTACCGATTAAAGGCGTCACAACCAATCCAAGCATTGTGGCAAAATCCGGTCAATCACTCTTTACCTTATTATCGACACTGCATGATTTATTAGGCGCCGATAAATTACTGTTTGCACAGGTACTTTCAAGCGATGCATCATCCATGATAAAAGAGGCAGAACAACTCAGAAGTGTCGTACCCAATATTGTTACTAAGATTCCTGTTAATGCAGAAGGACTGAAAGCGATTAGAGCTTTAACACAACAAGGAATCCCTACTTTAGGTACTGCTGTTTATGGCGCAGGGCAGGGATTATTAGGTGCGCTAGCCGGGGCTAAATATATTGCGCCTTATGTCAATCGAATTGATGCCCAAGGCGGCAACAGTAAAGATACCGTGCAAGAATTACAAAAACTGTTAGCGTTACATTGTCCTCAAACCATGGTATTGGCGGCAAGTTTTCGCACACCTAGGCAAGCATTAGATTGTTTGTTAGCCGGATGTGAATCTATTACCTTACCGGTGGATGTAGCTGAACTATTTATCTCCGATCCAGCTGTAGATGCAGCGATAGTAAAATTTGAACAAGATTGGCGTAATGCGTTTGGTTCACTGACTTATTAA